A stretch of the Gossypium hirsutum isolate 1008001.06 chromosome D07, Gossypium_hirsutum_v2.1, whole genome shotgun sequence genome encodes the following:
- the LOC121219474 gene encoding uncharacterized protein — MADYKSSRSYGNGMMMQLETYHEPPPPASNHDLWCYTAPYSQSHMADNYYPNNGNCSKPWNFGELEFQRKKRVATYKMYSAESKVKGSLKRSFRWLKHKYIQVVYGWW, encoded by the coding sequence ATGGCAGATTACAAGAGCTCAAGATCCTATGGTAATGGGATGATGATGCAGCTTGAAACCTACCATGAACCACCACCACCAGCTTCTAATCATGATTTGTGGTGCTATACTGCTCCATATTCACAGTCCCACATGGCTGACAACTATTACCCCAACAATGGGAATTGTTCAAAGCCATGGAACTTTGGTGAGCTTGAATTCCAAAGGAAAAAAAGGGTTGCTACCTACAAGATGTACAGTGCAGAAAGTAAGGTGAAAGGGTCTTTGAAAAGGAGCTTTAGATGGCTTAAACATAAATACATACAAGTTGTCTATGGTTGGTGGTGA
- the LOC107953887 gene encoding pathogen-associated molecular patterns-induced protein A70, protein MLEESMSTVPSSSLWASIFSWFTPTVFFVFLNITIGTIFFTSTFSSNNSGAAASGGVGDGPSLHEGDETNEPRLLPSPSVLQRLKSIYWYSYGSQQPFTTTTAAAEIPDSGADFHISFQQQTSETETTPEPVPTHLDRSPSVLHRLKSINLNGYFSPEQKPREISSHYTPEEEEIKEPEQVEQTQGEIYSELNRNNQVTRTKSDAEPASGEVPTKLPKKMKKSASAKSPFSHFEEDDILEARRPATMREGKGKATEEDDEVDAKADDFINKFKEQLKLQRMDSILGTRRW, encoded by the coding sequence ATGTTGGAAGAATCAATGTCGACTGTACCTTCTTCTTCCCTTTGGGCCTCCATTTTCAGCTGGTTTACACCTACTGTTTTCTTTGTCTTTCTTAATATTACTATTGGTACTATCTTTTTCACTTCCACCTTCTCTTCCAACAATTCTGGCGCCGCCGCTTCTGGCGGTGTCGGCGACGGCCCATCACTCCACGAAGGAGATGAAACAAACGAGCCTAGACTCCTTCCATCTCCATCTGTTTTACAAAGGCTCAAATCCATCTACTGGTACTCTTACGGATCCCAACAACCTTTTACTACCACCACCGCCGCCGCCGAAATCCCAGATTCCGGCGCCGATTTCCATATCTCTTTTCAACAACAAACCAGTGAAACTGAAACCACACCTGAACCAGTCCCAACCCACCTCGATAGATCTCCTTCTGTTTTGCATAGGCTTAAGTCTATAAACCTCAATGGCTACTTCTCCCCGGAGCAAAAACCCCGTGAGATTAGCTCCCATTACACTCCCGaggaagaagaaataaaagaaccCGAACAAGTAGAACAAACCCAAGGTGAAATATACAGTGAGTTGAACCGTAACAATCAAGTTACGAGGACCAAATCCGACGCCGAACCGGCATCTGGGGAGGTACCAACGAAGCTTccgaagaagatgaagaaatcaGCGAGTGCGAAGTCACCGTTTTCGCATTTCGAGGAAGATGATATATTGGAAGCTCGACGGCCGGCGACTATGAGGGAAGGGAAAGGTAAAGCTACGGAGGAGGACGATGAAGTAGATGCCAAAGCCGATGATTTCATCAACAAGTTTAAGGAGCAGTTGAAGTTGCAAAGGATGGATTCTATACTTGGTACAAGGAGATGGTGA